Proteins from a genomic interval of Sphingomonas sp. Y38-1Y:
- the acpS gene encoding holo-ACP synthase: protein MIVGLGSDLCNIERIQNSLDRFGQRFLDRVFTDREQAKAARRPHTRAGTLAKRFAAKEAFSKAVGTGFKAGVFMRDIGVVNAASGAPTLELTGGAKARLDALTPDGHFARVHLTLTDDHPWAQAFVIIEAVPLETKA, encoded by the coding sequence ATGATCGTCGGCCTCGGCTCCGACCTCTGCAACATCGAGCGAATCCAGAACTCGCTCGACCGCTTCGGCCAGCGCTTCCTCGACCGCGTCTTTACCGATCGAGAACAGGCCAAGGCTGCGCGCCGCCCCCATACCCGCGCGGGCACGCTCGCCAAGCGCTTCGCCGCCAAGGAGGCGTTTTCCAAGGCGGTAGGCACCGGGTTCAAGGCGGGTGTGTTCATGCGCGACATCGGCGTCGTCAACGCAGCCTCCGGCGCGCCGACGCTCGAACTCACCGGGGGTGCGAAGGCGAGGCTTGACGCCCTGACGCCCGATGGCCACTTCGCCCGCGTGCATCTGACGCTGACCGACGATCATCCCTGGGCGCAGGCGTTCGTCATTATCGAGGCGGTGCCGCTGGAGACAAAGGCCTGA
- a CDS encoding glycosyltransferase — protein sequence MRIVDVNEFYSPTGGGVRTYIDRKMGILADLGHELIVIAATTDPDWVEERPGGGRIFWVKALPMVVDKNYCLFWDAEPITRLLDELAPDVVETSSPWRPATIVGDWQGDAVKIFFAHNDNMAAYPLRWFEGLASPRNIERAFGWYTRRYDRFLAQFDAFVTNGPALAKRFAARGHRVHASMPLGIPRRAFSPERRDEGLRRALLAQVGLPPEGHLLLGLGRHHREKRWPLVIDAVERAGADLPVGLILLGDGPERRALAKRVAESPHIRLFRPVYDSERFTRILASADALIHGSDVEPFGLVASEALASGLPLIVPDEGGCAELAEPAFAETYRARDARSAAQAIRRLFAREPRILRAASVAAAGKVRTDVDHARDLVAYYETLLAARRTRAA from the coding sequence ATGCGCATCGTCGACGTCAACGAATTCTACTCGCCGACCGGCGGCGGCGTGCGCACCTATATCGACCGCAAGATGGGCATCCTGGCCGATCTCGGGCACGAACTGATCGTCATCGCCGCCACGACCGATCCCGACTGGGTCGAGGAGCGCCCCGGCGGCGGCCGCATCTTCTGGGTGAAGGCGCTGCCGATGGTGGTCGACAAGAATTACTGCCTGTTCTGGGATGCCGAGCCGATCACCCGCCTGCTCGACGAGCTCGCGCCCGACGTGGTCGAGACGAGCTCGCCCTGGCGTCCGGCGACGATCGTCGGCGACTGGCAGGGCGATGCGGTGAAAATATTCTTCGCGCACAACGACAACATGGCCGCCTATCCGCTGCGCTGGTTCGAGGGGCTGGCGAGCCCCCGCAATATCGAGCGCGCGTTCGGCTGGTACACGCGCCGCTACGACCGCTTCCTTGCCCAGTTCGACGCCTTCGTCACCAACGGTCCTGCGCTCGCCAAGCGGTTCGCGGCGCGCGGGCACCGCGTTCATGCCTCGATGCCGCTCGGCATCCCGCGCCGCGCCTTCTCGCCCGAACGGCGCGACGAGGGGCTGCGGCGGGCGCTGCTGGCGCAGGTGGGCTTGCCGCCCGAGGGGCATCTGTTGCTCGGCCTTGGCCGCCATCACCGCGAAAAGCGCTGGCCGCTGGTCATCGACGCGGTCGAGCGTGCGGGCGCCGACCTGCCTGTCGGCCTGATCCTGCTCGGCGACGGGCCGGAACGCCGGGCGCTCGCCAAGCGCGTTGCAGAAAGCCCGCACATCCGCCTGTTCCGGCCGGTCTACGACAGCGAGCGCTTCACCCGTATCCTCGCCAGCGCCGACGCGTTGATACACGGGTCCGATGTCGAGCCGTTCGGCCTCGTCGCCTCCGAAGCGCTGGCGAGCGGCCTGCCGTTGATCGTTCCGGACGAGGGCGGCTGCGCCGAACTCGCCGAGCCCGCCTTTGCCGAGACCTATCGCGCGCGGGACGCGCGATCGGCGGCCCAGGCGATCCGCCGCCTGTTCGCACGCGAGCCGCGCATCCTGCGCGCCGCCAGCGTCGCCGCGGCCGGCAAGGTGCGAACCGACGTCGATCATGCCCGCGACCTGGTGGCCTATTACGAGACGCTGCTCGCCGCGCGACGGACGCGGGCGGCCTGA
- the maiA gene encoding maleylacetoacetate isomerase: MSGYVLHDYYRSSASYRVRIALNLKGLDYARHDVSLLNGDQRSPEHLARSTQGFVPVLELPGGRMLVQSLAIVEWLDAAHPEPRLIPADPLECADAMARALVIACDIHPLNNLRVLKRLKHQFGVDDAGRDDWYRHWVAEGLSALEAMAGDGAFLGGDSPDVSDVCLVPQLYNARRFDLDLSPYPRLTAIDAAMQALPPVSAAHPDAVAPR; the protein is encoded by the coding sequence GTGAGCGGCTACGTCCTTCACGATTACTACCGCTCCTCGGCCAGCTATCGCGTCCGTATCGCGCTCAACCTCAAGGGGTTGGACTATGCGCGGCACGACGTTTCGCTGCTGAACGGCGACCAGCGCAGCCCGGAGCATCTGGCGCGCAGCACCCAAGGGTTCGTGCCCGTGCTCGAGCTACCGGGCGGGCGGATGCTGGTCCAGAGCCTCGCCATCGTCGAGTGGCTGGACGCCGCGCATCCCGAGCCGCGGCTGATCCCCGCCGATCCGCTGGAGTGCGCCGACGCGATGGCGCGCGCGCTGGTGATCGCGTGCGACATCCACCCGCTCAACAATCTGCGCGTGCTCAAGCGATTGAAGCATCAGTTCGGCGTCGACGATGCCGGTCGCGACGACTGGTACCGGCACTGGGTGGCGGAAGGACTGTCAGCGCTGGAGGCGATGGCGGGCGACGGCGCGTTCCTGGGCGGCGACTCGCCCGACGTGTCGGACGTGTGCCTCGTGCCGCAGCTCTACAATGCGCGGCGCTTCGATCTCGACCTGTCGCCCTATCCCCGACTGACCGCGATCGACGCGGCGATGCAGGCGCTGCCGCCGGTCAGCGCCGCGCACCCCGACGCGGTGGCGCCGCGCTGA
- the lepB gene encoding signal peptidase I gives MATDELTLNNETPAHDRPEKKKGSTDWLGEVRSIAVLILVVLGFHSFVAKPFYIPSESMMPGLLVGDRLVVTKYPYGYSFISPTFHLLPPIAGRLFGRLPARGDVVIVTPPGSRTDYIKRVIGLPGDTIEMRAGQLFLNDQAVPRKSMGDRLIPVDANTRCDPDHYPGALVRGADGKPACRIAIYRETLPGGATYDTADIEYSYGDVFGPVTVPDGHVFLMGDNRDNSADSRFPLDQGGLGGPVPWENIGGRAEFITFSLDGTANWNPLTWWGALRPGRAGTSLHPDREPAAS, from the coding sequence ATGGCAACCGACGAGCTGACGCTGAACAACGAAACGCCTGCCCATGATCGGCCCGAGAAGAAGAAGGGCAGCACCGACTGGCTGGGCGAAGTGCGCAGCATCGCGGTGCTGATCCTGGTGGTGCTCGGCTTCCACAGCTTCGTGGCCAAGCCCTTCTACATCCCATCCGAATCGATGATGCCGGGGCTGCTCGTCGGCGACCGGCTGGTGGTGACGAAGTACCCGTACGGCTATTCGTTCATCTCGCCGACCTTCCACCTATTGCCGCCGATCGCCGGGCGGCTGTTCGGCCGGCTGCCGGCGCGCGGCGACGTCGTCATCGTGACGCCGCCGGGATCGCGCACCGACTATATCAAGCGGGTGATCGGCCTGCCCGGCGACACGATCGAGATGCGCGCGGGCCAGCTGTTCCTCAACGACCAGGCGGTGCCGCGGAAGTCGATGGGCGACCGGTTGATCCCCGTCGACGCCAACACGCGCTGCGACCCCGACCATTACCCGGGCGCGCTGGTCCGCGGCGCCGACGGCAAGCCCGCCTGCCGCATCGCCATCTATCGCGAGACGCTGCCGGGCGGCGCGACCTATGACACCGCCGACATCGAATACAGCTATGGCGACGTGTTCGGACCGGTGACGGTGCCCGATGGCCATGTGTTCCTGATGGGCGACAATCGCGACAATTCGGCCGACAGCCGCTTCCCGCTCGACCAGGGCGGCCTGGGCGGACCGGTGCCGTGGGAGAATATCGGCGGCCGCGCCGAATTCATCACCTTTTCGCTCGACGGGACGGCCAACTGGAACCCGCTGACCTGGTGGGGCGCGTTGCGGCCGGGTCGTGCCGGCACCTCGCTCCACCCGGATCGCGAGCCCGCGGCATCGTGA
- a CDS encoding glycosyltransferase: MTIQAPARAGHILSFAQTLAGGGVERVLLRLAGSWAQRGRRVTLVIGDATGPLAAELPGGVEVAAGGGGGYAALAVAARRQARALAPDVIFCPGNHYTGVAASVRPFVRAPIVAKLSNSLAGTHRGVADFAYRRWLSLHPRFVDHLVAMTPASAAEAERLMHMPRARLSVIANPPAVTRGGAAAIPLPAGRFILGVGRLAPQKRWDRLIAVMPLLDPDVALVILGEGALRPALEAQVAALNLSARVHLPGHVADSLPAMARATVVALTSEHEGVPGAIREALGQGTPVVSTDSSVAIPELIDSPAKGSIVARGEEDALVAALAKWLAPGAPRPLPTIDRGDPAGDYLALFDALVSAAPPRRGARR, encoded by the coding sequence ATGACGATTCAGGCGCCCGCACGCGCGGGGCACATCCTCTCGTTTGCACAGACGCTGGCCGGCGGCGGGGTCGAGCGCGTGCTGCTGCGGCTGGCCGGATCGTGGGCGCAGCGTGGGCGGCGGGTGACGCTGGTGATCGGCGACGCGACGGGGCCATTGGCGGCGGAGCTGCCCGGCGGCGTCGAGGTCGCGGCGGGCGGGGGCGGCGGCTATGCCGCGCTTGCCGTAGCGGCAAGGCGGCAAGCCAGGGCGCTGGCGCCGGACGTGATCTTCTGTCCCGGCAACCATTATACCGGCGTGGCGGCGTCAGTGCGGCCGTTCGTGCGCGCGCCGATCGTCGCCAAGCTGTCGAATTCGCTGGCGGGCACGCACCGGGGTGTGGCGGACTTCGCCTATCGCCGCTGGCTGTCGCTGCACCCGCGCTTCGTCGACCATCTGGTGGCTATGACGCCCGCGTCGGCCGCGGAGGCCGAGCGGCTGATGCACATGCCGCGGGCGCGACTCAGCGTGATCGCCAACCCGCCGGCAGTGACGCGAGGCGGCGCGGCGGCGATCCCGCTTCCGGCCGGACGCTTCATCCTGGGCGTGGGGCGACTCGCGCCACAGAAGCGGTGGGACCGGCTGATTGCCGTGATGCCCCTGCTCGACCCCGACGTCGCGCTCGTCATCCTGGGGGAGGGCGCATTGCGGCCGGCGCTGGAGGCGCAGGTGGCGGCGCTGAACCTGTCCGCCCGCGTCCATCTGCCCGGCCATGTCGCGGACTCGCTGCCCGCGATGGCGCGCGCCACCGTCGTCGCGTTGACCTCGGAGCATGAGGGGGTGCCCGGCGCGATCCGTGAGGCGCTGGGGCAGGGGACCCCCGTCGTCTCGACCGATTCGAGCGTGGCGATCCCCGAACTGATCGATTCGCCGGCGAAGGGCAGCATCGTTGCGCGGGGCGAAGAGGACGCGCTCGTCGCAGCGCTGGCCAAATGGCTGGCGCCGGGAGCTCCGCGGCCATTGCCGACGATCGACCGCGGCGATCCAGCGGGGGACTACCTCGCGCTGTTCGATGCCCTGGTCAGCGCGGCGCCACCGCGTCGGGGTGCGCGGCGCTGA
- a CDS encoding pyridoxine 5'-phosphate synthase — MSEHLRLGVNIDHVATVRNARGSGYPDPVRAALLAAEAGADGITAHLREDRRHITDDDIARLADGLTIPLNFEMAATEEMLGIALRHRPHAACIVPERREERTTEGGLDAAGQHNHLAPMVAELGAANIRVSLFIEPDARQIEAALRLAAPVVELHTGRYCELEGEAQTAELRRIADAAALAAKNGIEVHAGHGLTFDNVAPIAAIPQVRELNIGHFLIGEAIFDGLGPVVRRMRELMDAAR, encoded by the coding sequence GTGAGCGAGCATCTGCGCCTGGGCGTCAATATCGACCATGTCGCGACCGTCCGGAACGCGCGCGGGTCGGGCTATCCCGACCCCGTCCGCGCGGCGCTGCTGGCGGCGGAGGCGGGCGCCGACGGCATTACCGCGCACCTGCGCGAGGATCGGCGGCACATCACCGACGACGACATCGCCCGGCTGGCCGATGGCCTGACCATCCCGCTCAACTTCGAAATGGCGGCGACCGAGGAGATGCTGGGCATCGCGCTCCGCCACCGTCCGCACGCCGCCTGCATCGTGCCCGAACGACGCGAGGAGCGCACGACCGAGGGCGGTCTCGACGCGGCCGGGCAGCACAATCACCTCGCCCCGATGGTCGCCGAGCTCGGCGCCGCGAACATCCGCGTCTCGCTCTTCATCGAGCCCGACGCGCGTCAGATCGAGGCGGCGCTGCGCCTCGCCGCGCCGGTGGTCGAACTCCACACCGGCCGCTATTGCGAGCTGGAGGGCGAGGCGCAGACAGCCGAGCTTCGCCGCATCGCCGACGCCGCCGCGCTCGCCGCCAAGAACGGGATCGAGGTCCATGCGGGCCACGGCCTCACCTTCGACAATGTCGCGCCGATCGCCGCGATCCCGCAGGTGCGCGAGCTCAACATCGGGCATTTCCTGATCGGCGAGGCGATCTTCGACGGGCTGGGGCCAGTGGTGCGGCGGATGCGCGAGCTGATGGACGCGGCGCGGTGA
- a CDS encoding DUF2141 domain-containing protein: protein MTSNRLALAATAAAALLAAPAGAQGEVLGSDRAACVGGGGPAIRVNVMGLKDRIGRLKLELYPANEEDFLKDDRDLAKEGKFFRRIWADTPAEGQVSLCIKAPRPGRYALLFTHDRDGRNKFDFWKDGAGFASNKRLGRSRPKVEQAVIEVGSGVTTTNIRAQYLRGLGGFAPIGT from the coding sequence ATGACGTCGAACCGATTGGCCCTCGCAGCAACTGCCGCCGCCGCCTTGCTGGCCGCGCCCGCGGGCGCGCAGGGCGAGGTACTGGGCAGCGACCGCGCGGCGTGCGTGGGCGGCGGCGGGCCGGCGATCCGCGTCAACGTGATGGGCCTGAAGGACCGCATCGGCCGCCTCAAGCTCGAGCTCTATCCCGCGAACGAGGAGGATTTCCTCAAGGACGACCGCGACCTTGCCAAGGAGGGCAAGTTCTTTCGCCGGATCTGGGCCGACACGCCTGCCGAAGGCCAGGTATCCTTGTGCATCAAGGCGCCGCGCCCCGGCCGCTATGCGCTGCTCTTCACCCACGACCGCGACGGCCGCAACAAGTTCGACTTCTGGAAGGACGGCGCGGGCTTCGCCAGCAACAAGCGGCTGGGCCGCAGCCGGCCCAAGGTGGAGCAGGCGGTGATCGAGGTCGGATCGGGCGTCACCACCACCAACATCCGCGCGCAGTATCTGCGCGGCTTGGGCGGCTTCGCGCCGATCGGAACCTGA